The sequence below is a genomic window from Paenibacillus silvisoli.
GCAGCGCGGAAATGCCGGTACCGGCAATGAGCAGCAGCAGAATGCGGTTTTTCGTCCTCGCGCGGTCGCTGAACGTTCCCCACGCCGGCTGAGCTAGTATCGCGATAAGCGGTCCAAGTCCGAGCAGCGTTCCGATCTGGGATGGAGTGAAGCCGACATGTTGGAAATAAAGCGGGATGAACGTGCCGTAGACGGCGTTTCCCATGTAAATGAACACGTAGAAGAACAGGAAATAGGCAAGATTGACTGGCATAGGGAACCTTCCTTCATCGGTAATCGCATTTGTACTAGTTCCATGCCGGTACGCCGATTCCTGCCTCGGATCCGACAAACGAAAAAGGCTGCCATGACGGCAGCCTTAAGCTTGGGCTTAAATATGAGAGTATTTGGAAAATTTCTGCTTATACAGCTTCTCCAATCCGATCGAGATCATGTGGAAGCCGAGAATAAAGATAATGTAGGCTGCCAGCGGAATAACCAAGATCCACTGATAAATAAACAAGTTGTTTCGCGCTTGTCCGATCAGTCCGCTCCATTCGTTCGTGCGGCTGACATATTCGACGGGATCGAAGTACATCGTCGTGCCGCCGACGAAAATATTGAATATCGCCAGCTGGCCGAACAAGCCAAGGATGAGGACGATTTCCTGCACGAATAGGATGAGGAAGCTCTCCTTCAGATGCGGAAACAGATGCGTCCGGATGATCGTCCAATGACCGGCTCCGATCGACTTGGCCGAGAGGATGAACTGCTTCTCCCGAATGACTAACGTTTTTTCTTTGACGGTCGATGCTACGGACGGGATGCCTACGAGCGCTAACACGACAGAAAGAATAAGCGCCATCGTCAACGGGGAAGCCGACGGATTCATCGTTACGCCGATCATGATCATCCATACAATAATAAAGATCGGAATGCCGTTCAGCACGTTCCAAATTGGAACTTTGCTGGTGCGACCCGGCTTGTCTTTGCTCAGATAACCGAGGAAGAGACCAATGATCCCGCCTATGACGATGCGAACGAGCGCAACCGTTATGGAAGCGATAATCGTATATTTTGCGCCGGCAAGAAGCTTTGCCATCATATCGATGCCGTACTTATCGGTTCCGAACGGATTGCTCGTATTCGGCGATAATGGCGGTACGATGAGCTCGCTCTCCCCGTTATCGTCGACATGGTAGGAGATCTCGATTTGCTCGGTTACATCATGGGGAGCAAAGTACTGGCCGAAGAACGAAGCGCCGAGCATGACAATCGTAACGATCAGCCCGGCAAGCAATGTTTTATTCATCGCGCGAACACCTTCCCCCAGCCGTAGACTAACAATTTCAATACCGCAAAGATAAGGGCGTAAAGAAGAAGCAGGGCGAATATCCCGTTCACGACTAAGTTGTATTGATAGCCTTCCTGCGTGAATGCATTGGAGAAGACCAGCATCGTGATCCCGCTTAAGTTATACAAATATTCGAAAATAAACAGGTTGCCGAACAGAATGGCCATGAATTTATGGAGGTCCGCTTTGACGTACGGAAGCACATTCGGCAGGGCATGATAGAAAATAATATAACGTTTGCCTAGACCGCGGGCTTTCGCAAAGCTGATATAATCCTCGGTCAGCGTCAGGTTCATATGAAGCGAGACGTTCCGGATCATGTAGATCGCCGGAATGATGATCGTCGATATGAGCGGAAGCGCAACCGCCGGCTCGTCGGTCGAGAAGCTCGCCACTTGGAAGACGACCAGTCCGGTCTCCGAAGCGATGAATACGATAAGAAACTGCAGCAGCATGACGATAACGAAATCCGGGAGCACGCTCGTCAGCTCCAGCAGCCGTTTCATCCATTGCGCGCGCGTAACGGAGAAATAAATGCCGAGCAGTATCCCGATCGTCATCCCGATCGCGGCGCCGATGATCATATACGTAAACGTTACCGAGAAACTCCGGCCGATTTCGATCCAGAACGATAACTCCGTACCGCCGGATATGAAGCTGAAGGTCTGGCCGCCTTCGAATCCTTTGAAATAATCGCTAATGCTTGAAAGGCCTTGCGACCAGTGGAATTGAAGCGCACCGTTCATACGATCAGGCTGCAGGACGACGGGAAACATCGCAAAAACAAGGACGAACAGCAGAATGCCAACGATAATGGAGGTGAACTGTGCTACTTTGGTCATGCTTTTCCGATTCCTTTCTATCCGATTCGACATCATATTCTATCAAGTATATGGATTTGTTTAATTATTTCAAGACTTGACGGGGCATTCATAGAGTAGAAGCGTTAAACTATGGTAAAATGACTACAGCTTGGTATAGACCGCATCAGTAACGTTCAATCTAATGTCAAATCGAAAAAGGGCGATGGAGATATGATGTCAGAGAATCAATCGACGATGGAAGCGGGATGGAACCTAGACAATAGTTACGCCCGTCTGCCGGAAACTTTTTATACGTTGCAAAATCCAGCGGCTTCGCGGGCACCGAAGCTGGTCGTACTCAATGAGAAGCTTGCGGCCGAGCTTGGTCTGCGGGCCGAAGCGCTTCGAGGCGAGGAAGGCATCGCCGTATTCGCCGGCAACCGGGTTCCCGATGGCGCGACGCCGCTTGCCCAAGCTTATGCCGGACATCAATTCGGACATTTCAATATGCTGGGGGACGGCCGGGCGCTATTGATCAGCGAACAGATTACGCCGCAAGGCGATCGGTTCGACATTCAGTTGAAAGGCTCCGGCGTCACGCCGTATTCAAGGCGCGGCGATGGGCGGGCAGCGGTGGGACCGATGCTGCGCGAATACATTATAAGTGAAGCGATGTCCGCGTTAGGCATCCCTACGACGCGAAGCTTAGCCGTTGTGACGACCGGCACGGAAATTATCCGCGATACGGTGCAGCCTGGAGCGATTTTGACACGGGTGGCGGCGAGCCACATCAGGGTCGGCACGTTCCAGTACGCCGCGAATTGGGGCAGTCTGGAGGAGCTTCGCGCGCTCGCTGATTATACGATCGCGCGTCATTATCCGGAAGCTGCGGAGGATGAACGGCCGTATGTCCGTTTGCTTCAATCGGTCATTAGCAGGCAGGCGAAGCTTATTGCGAAATGGCAGCTGGTCGGTTTCATCCATGGCGTCATGAATACCGACAACATGGCGCTAAGCGGCGAAACGATCGATTACGGACCGTGCGCGTTCATGGATGCTTATGATCCGGCGACGGTGTTCAGCTCCATCGACTCGCAGGGCCGTTATGCATACCGGAATCAACCGGGAATCGGGGCTTGGAATCTTGCGCGGTTCGCGGAAACGCTGCTGCCGCTGCTGCATGAAACGGAAGCCGAGGCGGTCAGCTTGGCGGAAGAGGCGATCGCCGGCTTCGCGGAGCAGTTCCATCATCATTGGCTGACGGGCATGAGGGGCAAGCTCGGGCTTTTCGGAGAAGAAGAAGCAGACGAAGCGCTATTCGACGACTTGCTGCGCTTGATGCATCATCATCAAGCCGATTTTACGAATACGTTTCGCGCGCTTACGCTCGGGAAGCCGGAGGATACGGCGATGTTCGGCTCTACCGGTTTTACGGATTGGCAGGAGCGCTGGCAGGCCAGACGTGGCAGACAGCAGGAGTCGCTTGAAGCGTCTCATCTATTAATGAAGAGCAGCAACCCTGCGATTATTCCGCGCAATCACCGCGTTGAGGCCGCGCTTGAAGCGGCCGCGTCCCAGCAGGATTATAGCGTCACGGAGAAGCTCGTTGCGGTGCTTTCGAATCCGTTCGCTTACACGCCTGAGCAAGAGGAATATACGGATCTGCCCGAGCCGTCGTCTTGTCGGTATCGGACCTATTGCGGGACGTAAGGCGGAGGGCGAGGGCTTTATACGTATGACGGTTGCTTGCCCTCGGTCGGTGCTGGAGAAAGCGCTGACTCAAATCGAAGCCGCCGTGAAATAATAGTGCTTGAGAAAAGGAGGGTTATGCCAAACCATGACCAATTCGAAAGCACAAGCCAGTCTGGACGGCAAAGTCGCGTTCATCACGGGTGCAGGCTCCGGAATCGGAAGAGCGGCGGCGCTGCGTCTGGCGGCGGAAGGCGCGCGGATCGCGGTCGTCGATTTGAAGGAAGAGCGAGTATTGGACGTGAAGAGCCGAATCGAGGAGGCCGGGGGAGAGGCGATCGCGATTGAGGCCGATGTTTCAAAGCCGGAGGATGTCGAGCGTGCTGTCAAACAAGCCGCGGATAAATGGGACCGCCTCGATGTCGTGTTTGCCAATGCAGGCATTAACGGCACGCTAGCTCCGATCGAAACGATGAAGCCCGAGGATTGGAGCACGACGCTCGACATTAATTTGAAGGGGACGTTTCTGACCGTCAAATATGCGATCCCGCTGCTCAAGAAGAACGGCGGCAGCGTCATTATTACGAGCTCCGTCAACGGCAACCGCGTCTTCTCGAATATCGGCATGAGCGCATACAGCACGTCAAAGGCTGGACAAGTCGCGTTCATGCAGATGGCGGCGCTTGAGCTGGCGCAATTCGGCATTCGCGTCAATGCCATTTGTCCGGGCGCGATCAAGACGAATATCGGTCAAAATACCCATCCGGTGCCCGAGCTGGAGGAGGTCCAAATTCCGGTCGAATATCCGGAAGGCGACCAGCCGTTGGAAGGCGGGCCGGGAAGAGCCGCCCAGGTCGGCTATCTCGTGCTGTTTCTTGCCTCGGACGCGTCGAAGCATATTACCGGTACGCCAATTTACATCGATGGAGCGGAGTCGCTGCTTCATGGATAGCCGAACGACGAGAGAGCCGCCGCGGGTGCGGCTCTATTTTTTTGCGTCGGAAGGAGAATGATGGAAGGCGTCGAATAGTTCAACCCTATAGGAGGCGATTTCAGCTTGAACACCAAAGAGCGTTATCTATTCGATTTGCAAGGCTATTTAGTCATTGAGAACGTCCTGTCCCCCGAGGTGCTTGAGCGGATGAACCGCGCCGTTGACGAGCGCGCCGGCCAGCCGGGAGATTCCATCCTGCAGTGGGGCGAAGATTTCCGCACGCTGATCGACGACACGAAGCTGAACCCGTATTTGGATGAAATTCTCGGGCCAAGCTACCGGTTGGATCACGAGTATGCGATCATTCACCGGAAAGGCGCACCGAAGCTGGGACTGCACGGCGGCGGCATTCCTTACGATCCGGGTCAATATTATACGGTCCGCGGCGGCCGCGTGTACAGCGGACTTACAGTCGTATCTTATGCGTTGACCGATATCGGTCCTGACGACGGCGGCTTCTGCTGCATTCCGGGCAGCCATAAATCGAATTTCCCGACGCCGAAAGAGTTTCTCGATTATTCGGATATCGGTCCAACCGTGCATGTGCCGCAAAAAGCGGGAGACGTACTCATTTTCTCGGAAGCGCTCACACACGGCACGTTCCCTTGGCAGGCTGCGCATGAGCGCCGCTCGATGCTCTATAAATTCGCGCCCGCGATGATTTCCTGGGCGGAATATTCGCGCGAGCAAAGCTTGCTCGATCAGCTGACCGATGAGCAGAAGGAACGCATGCTGCCGCCGGCTTCGCTCGGATACCGCTATTTCGGCTATTAATCACATCTCAACACGAAGAACAGGCTGCCGCAAGACCGGCAACCTGTTTTTTTATGTACAGCATTATAGAAAGAGGAGGATCGTAATGTCGCCGATCACGAGGTTTGAACTTACGCAGGACATGGTGGAGCAATTTTACCGGGAAGGCTACTTCTATGCGCCGGGTTTCCTAACGGCTGAGGCCGTGGCTGCGATCAATAACGAGCATGCCGAGTTTGCCAATCGGAAAGGAGACGGGACGTGGCAGAGCCAAAACATCATCGACATCGATAAAGCGAAGCCGAGCTTCCCGAATACGACTGATTTCCTGACAGATCCTGCGGTTGTTTCCATGCTGGAACAGCTGCTGGGCGACCGGGTTCGGATCTGGATGGGGATGTACGCAGTCGTTGAGCCGCATGGTAATGGGCTTGAATGGCATCAGGACAATCAGTATACGCACATTCTCGGCCATATGCTGAACGGCTTCATTGCGTTAGACGCTATTACGCAGGACAATGCCGGCTTGTGGCTTGCGCCAGGCTCGCACCGGTTGGGCAGGCAGCCCAACCTGAAACCGGAGGGCGGTCATAAACGCGCGGCCGAACCGGCGAACGGCATGCCTTGCGAGCCTATGGCGCCCGGCGATGCGGTATTCTTTCACCGCGAAACGCTGCATCACAGCAAGCAGAATCATACCGATAAACCGCGGCGCGCGTATGCGTTTCAAGTGGCTGCGGCGAGCTGCCGTTATGCGGCTACCGGCAAGCTGCTGGAGGACCGGATGCTGTTGTCCGGATACCGGAGCTAGGAGCGGGCAGCCGCTACATCGTAACTAGCACCATCACGCCGATTACGATTGCAAGCAGGCTGCAGCAAAGGAAAACCGTTTTCGCGACCCACCAAGGCAGAAGCTGAAGGATGGCAGTCATGATCGTGGCGATGAGGCTTGGATTATTCGTTGAAAGATTCATGCGCTTGTGCGTGCTTTTCGAATATTTCATGATGACTGCATACGCACCGAACATTCCAAAAATAATAATGCCAATGCCTAGTATGGCGACCAAGTTCTCTCACGCTCCCCGGATTGATCTGTTTACTTTTTCCATTCGCCTGCAGTCCCATTCTGCTTTACCGATGCAAAGCTTTCTAGTACAATAGCCATCTGTGCATTTTTAAACAAAGATAAAAGGCGGATCACAACATGAGCTTATTTCGCAAAAAATCCATTTCCTCCTTGTTGAGCGAACCGTCAGGCAAAGGCGGCGGGCTCAAAAAAGCACTAGGTGCGTTTGACTTGACGATGCTTGGCGTCGGTGCGGTCATTGGGACCGGCATCTTCGTTCTGACAGGCGTCGCGGCGGCCAAATATGCCGGCCCGGCGCTCGTCATTTCGTTCATCTTGGCCGGCTTGGCATGCGTGTTCACGGCATTGTGCTACGCGGAGTTCGCGTCCAGCGTGCCGGTCTCGGGAAGTGCCTACACGTACAGCTACGCGGTGTTCGGCGAGTTTATCGCTTGGATTCTCGGCTGGGCGCTTATTCTGGAGTACGGACTTGCCAGCTCGGCGGTCGCCAGCGGCTGGTCCGGTTATTTGCAGGGGCTGCTGGACGGGTTTGGCATCAAGCTGCCGCAGGCGCTCTCAGGCGCGTTCAACCCCGGCGATGGCACGTACGTCGATTTGCCTGCCATGCTCATCATTTTCCTCATCACGCTTGTGTTGACTAGAGGCGTTAAGGAATCGGCGCGAATGAACATGGTCATGGTTATCATCAAAGTAGCGGTCGTGCTCTTGTTCATCGGCGTCGGCGTCTGGTATGTCAAACCGGAAAATTGGACGCCGTTCATGCCGTTCGGGTTTGATGGCGTCGCGGCTGGAGCGGCTACGATCTTCTTCGCTTACATCGGCTTCGATGCGGTATCGACCGCCGCGGAAGAAGTGAAACAGCCGCAGCGCGACATGCCGATCGGCATCATCGCGTCGCTGCTTATCTGCACGGCACTCTATATCATCGTTTCCCTGATTCTCACCGGCATCGTGCCGTACAAGGAGCTCGACGTCAGCAATCCGGTTTCGTTCGCGCTTGACTATATCGGTCAAGATTGGGTTGCCGGCTTTATTTCGGTCGGGGCGATAACGGGGATTACGACGGTGCTGCTTGTCCTGCTGTTCGGACAGACGAGGCTGTTCTTCGCGATGAGCCGCGACGGCTTGCTGCCGAAGGCGCTGTCGACCGTCAACGAGAAGCGGCAGACGCCGATGGTCGGCAGCTGGGTGACGGCCGTACTCGGCGGCACCTTCGCAGGCTTCGTTCCGCTGCATCGGCTTGCAGAGCTGACGAATATCGGCACGTTGTTCGCGTTTCTCGTCGTGTCGCTCGGCGTCATCGTGCTGCGGAAGACGCAGCCGGACTTGAAGCGCGGCTTCCGCGTGCCGCTTGTCCCGCTCATCCCGATTCTCGGGGCAATCTCATGCGCGTATCTGATGCTGCAGCTGAAAGCTTTTACATGGGTCTGCTTCGGCATTTGGCTGTCGATCGGGCTTATCATCTACTTCGCATATGGGTATAGGCACAGCGAGCTCAGACGCAGTCGGGCCAATTAAGGAAAGGCAATCTCGGATTCGTCCGGGGTTGCTTTTTGTTTTTGAGGACAAGCTGTTATTTTCGCATCGCGCATGGTATGCTTACTTCTCATTGATTGGAAGATCATGCTTTCTGGGAGGGAACGGCATCAATACCGAACAAGCCAATACAGCGGAAACAATCGCATGCAGACGGTGCGCCTGGGTGAATGAGGATCCGCTTTACATCGATTATCACGATCATGAATGGGGCGTCCCGGTTCATGACGACCGGCTCTTATTCGAAATGCTGGTGCTCGAAGGAGCGCAAGCCGGCTTGAGCTGGTATACGGTGCTGAAGAAGCGCGAAGGGTATCGGCAAGCGTTCGACGGCTTCGATCCGCATATCATCGCTTCATATGACGAAGCCAAGGTTGAAGCGTTAATGTTGAACGAAGGCATTATCCGCAACCGGTTGAAAATTCAATCCGCGATCACGAACGCGCGGAGCTTCTTGAAGGTTTGCGAAGAATACGGCAGCTTCGATAAATATATCTGGCAGTTCGTCGGATACCAGCCGATTCGCAACCGCTGGGCGACGATCCGCGAAGTGCCGGCAACGACGCCGGAATCGGACGCGATGAGCAAGGCGCTAAAGAAACGCGGCTTCAAATTCGTCGGCTCGACGATTTGCTATGCCTATATGCAAGCTTGCGGCATGGTGAACGACCATCCGCTCGATTGCGATTTTGGGAACTAAGAAGGCTGCCGCGACTGATGCGGCAGCCTTTCGTGTTTATTGCGACGCGCAAGAGCAGGAGACGTTTTTGCCGCGGTATCTCGGCACCGCTTCGGGGCCGAGCGTGCAGGCGCCGAGCGAAACGAAGTTGGTCAGCTTTTGCCCGGATTGGAGCCTTCGTCTGTTTAATGGAATAAACTCGATGACCGCAGGCTTTCTCGTCGAGCCGTTGCGGATCAGACTCGCTAAATAGATCGGACGCTGACCGCTGAAGCAATCCGTCGGAGCGCCTGCCTTCTGTCCGGAAAAGTTACGGATGACGATCGTATCCTTTCGGTTAAGCGGGCGCGTAATCGT
It includes:
- a CDS encoding ABC transporter permease, with the protein product MNKTLLAGLIVTIVMLGASFFGQYFAPHDVTEQIEISYHVDDNGESELIVPPLSPNTSNPFGTDKYGIDMMAKLLAGAKYTIIASITVALVRIVIGGIIGLFLGYLSKDKPGRTSKVPIWNVLNGIPIFIIVWMIMIGVTMNPSASPLTMALILSVVLALVGIPSVASTVKEKTLVIREKQFILSAKSIGAGHWTIIRTHLFPHLKESFLILFVQEIVLILGLFGQLAIFNIFVGGTTMYFDPVEYVSRTNEWSGLIGQARNNLFIYQWILVIPLAAYIIFILGFHMISIGLEKLYKQKFSKYSHI
- a CDS encoding ABC transporter permease subunit — protein: MTKVAQFTSIIVGILLFVLVFAMFPVVLQPDRMNGALQFHWSQGLSSISDYFKGFEGGQTFSFISGGTELSFWIEIGRSFSVTFTYMIIGAAIGMTIGILLGIYFSVTRAQWMKRLLELTSVLPDFVIVMLLQFLIVFIASETGLVVFQVASFSTDEPAVALPLISTIIIPAIYMIRNVSLHMNLTLTEDYISFAKARGLGKRYIIFYHALPNVLPYVKADLHKFMAILFGNLFIFEYLYNLSGITMLVFSNAFTQEGYQYNLVVNGIFALLLLYALIFAVLKLLVYGWGKVFAR
- a CDS encoding protein adenylyltransferase SelO, yielding MSENQSTMEAGWNLDNSYARLPETFYTLQNPAASRAPKLVVLNEKLAAELGLRAEALRGEEGIAVFAGNRVPDGATPLAQAYAGHQFGHFNMLGDGRALLISEQITPQGDRFDIQLKGSGVTPYSRRGDGRAAVGPMLREYIISEAMSALGIPTTRSLAVVTTGTEIIRDTVQPGAILTRVAASHIRVGTFQYAANWGSLEELRALADYTIARHYPEAAEDERPYVRLLQSVISRQAKLIAKWQLVGFIHGVMNTDNMALSGETIDYGPCAFMDAYDPATVFSSIDSQGRYAYRNQPGIGAWNLARFAETLLPLLHETEAEAVSLAEEAIAGFAEQFHHHWLTGMRGKLGLFGEEEADEALFDDLLRLMHHHQADFTNTFRALTLGKPEDTAMFGSTGFTDWQERWQARRGRQQESLEASHLLMKSSNPAIIPRNHRVEAALEAAASQQDYSVTEKLVAVLSNPFAYTPEQEEYTDLPEPSSCRYRTYCGT
- a CDS encoding SDR family oxidoreductase, giving the protein MTNSKAQASLDGKVAFITGAGSGIGRAAALRLAAEGARIAVVDLKEERVLDVKSRIEEAGGEAIAIEADVSKPEDVERAVKQAADKWDRLDVVFANAGINGTLAPIETMKPEDWSTTLDINLKGTFLTVKYAIPLLKKNGGSVIITSSVNGNRVFSNIGMSAYSTSKAGQVAFMQMAALELAQFGIRVNAICPGAIKTNIGQNTHPVPELEEVQIPVEYPEGDQPLEGGPGRAAQVGYLVLFLASDASKHITGTPIYIDGAESLLHG
- a CDS encoding phytanoyl-CoA dioxygenase family protein; translation: MNTKERYLFDLQGYLVIENVLSPEVLERMNRAVDERAGQPGDSILQWGEDFRTLIDDTKLNPYLDEILGPSYRLDHEYAIIHRKGAPKLGLHGGGIPYDPGQYYTVRGGRVYSGLTVVSYALTDIGPDDGGFCCIPGSHKSNFPTPKEFLDYSDIGPTVHVPQKAGDVLIFSEALTHGTFPWQAAHERRSMLYKFAPAMISWAEYSREQSLLDQLTDEQKERMLPPASLGYRYFGY
- a CDS encoding phytanoyl-CoA dioxygenase family protein produces the protein MSPITRFELTQDMVEQFYREGYFYAPGFLTAEAVAAINNEHAEFANRKGDGTWQSQNIIDIDKAKPSFPNTTDFLTDPAVVSMLEQLLGDRVRIWMGMYAVVEPHGNGLEWHQDNQYTHILGHMLNGFIALDAITQDNAGLWLAPGSHRLGRQPNLKPEGGHKRAAEPANGMPCEPMAPGDAVFFHRETLHHSKQNHTDKPRRAYAFQVAAASCRYAATGKLLEDRMLLSGYRS
- a CDS encoding amino acid permease, with product MSLFRKKSISSLLSEPSGKGGGLKKALGAFDLTMLGVGAVIGTGIFVLTGVAAAKYAGPALVISFILAGLACVFTALCYAEFASSVPVSGSAYTYSYAVFGEFIAWILGWALILEYGLASSAVASGWSGYLQGLLDGFGIKLPQALSGAFNPGDGTYVDLPAMLIIFLITLVLTRGVKESARMNMVMVIIKVAVVLLFIGVGVWYVKPENWTPFMPFGFDGVAAGAATIFFAYIGFDAVSTAAEEVKQPQRDMPIGIIASLLICTALYIIVSLILTGIVPYKELDVSNPVSFALDYIGQDWVAGFISVGAITGITTVLLVLLFGQTRLFFAMSRDGLLPKALSTVNEKRQTPMVGSWVTAVLGGTFAGFVPLHRLAELTNIGTLFAFLVVSLGVIVLRKTQPDLKRGFRVPLVPLIPILGAISCAYLMLQLKAFTWVCFGIWLSIGLIIYFAYGYRHSELRRSRAN
- a CDS encoding DNA-3-methyladenine glycosylase I, yielding MACRRCAWVNEDPLYIDYHDHEWGVPVHDDRLLFEMLVLEGAQAGLSWYTVLKKREGYRQAFDGFDPHIIASYDEAKVEALMLNEGIIRNRLKIQSAITNARSFLKVCEEYGSFDKYIWQFVGYQPIRNRWATIREVPATTPESDAMSKALKKRGFKFVGSTICYAYMQACGMVNDHPLDCDFGN